One window from the genome of Pseudanabaena yagii GIHE-NHR1 encodes:
- a CDS encoding chlorophyll a/b-binding protein, which produces MSDTTEPKFGFNNFAETWNGRLAMLGFVIGLATELLTGQGILSQIGLL; this is translated from the coding sequence ATGTCTGACACTACAGAACCCAAATTTGGTTTTAATAACTTCGCTGAAACTTGGAACGGTCGTCTTGCAATGCTTGGCTTCGTTATCGGTTTAGCGACAGAGTTGCTCACTGGTCAAGGTATTCTTTCTCAAATTGGCTTGCTATAG
- the purB gene encoding adenylosuccinate lyase has translation MIERYTLPEMGRLWTDRHKYQTWLQVEIAVCEAQAELGYIPADAVEEIKAKANFDADRVNEIELTVKHDMIAFLTNVNEYVGDAGRYIHLGLTSSDVLDTALAVQLVDSLEIIQAQLEEAIQAIRYQAQQHRYTIMSGRTHGIHAEPITFGFKLAGWLAEMLRHRDRLLNLNKTIAVGKISGAVGTYANVDPRIEAIACQKLGLQPDCASTQVISRDRHAEFSQVLALIGASIERFAVEIRNLQRTDVLEVEEHFTKGQKGSSAMPHKRNPIRSERLTGMARLLRGYATTALENVALWHERDISHSAAERVLLPDSCILTHFMLREITDLTKNLLVHTHNMERNLYCYGGVVFSQQVLLGLVTKGLSREESYAIVQKAAHLAWNKTDGDFRKLISEDETVKKTFSEEELAACFDPNKHLKNLDQIYQRLGI, from the coding sequence TTGATAGAACGCTATACGTTACCCGAAATGGGTCGGTTATGGACGGATCGCCATAAATACCAAACTTGGTTGCAAGTTGAGATCGCCGTTTGCGAAGCACAGGCAGAACTAGGATATATTCCTGCCGATGCTGTCGAAGAAATTAAGGCGAAAGCAAACTTTGATGCCGATCGCGTCAATGAAATTGAGTTAACGGTCAAGCACGACATGATCGCGTTTTTGACCAACGTAAATGAATATGTAGGTGATGCAGGACGCTATATTCACCTCGGCTTGACTAGTTCCGATGTGCTAGATACGGCTCTAGCAGTGCAATTAGTCGATAGCTTAGAAATCATCCAAGCCCAGTTAGAAGAAGCCATCCAAGCAATTCGCTACCAAGCCCAACAACATCGCTACACGATTATGTCGGGTCGGACGCATGGTATTCATGCGGAGCCAATTACCTTTGGATTTAAGCTCGCTGGCTGGTTAGCGGAAATGTTGCGCCATCGCGATCGCCTATTGAACTTAAATAAAACGATCGCTGTCGGCAAAATTTCGGGCGCAGTCGGTACTTATGCCAATGTTGACCCACGCATTGAAGCGATCGCCTGTCAAAAGTTGGGACTACAGCCCGACTGTGCATCGACGCAGGTAATTTCTCGCGATCGCCACGCCGAGTTCTCGCAAGTATTAGCCCTGATCGGCGCATCGATTGAGCGCTTTGCAGTGGAGATTCGTAACCTTCAGCGCACCGATGTCCTCGAAGTGGAAGAGCATTTCACCAAGGGACAAAAAGGTTCCTCAGCGATGCCCCACAAACGTAATCCGATCCGTTCGGAACGTTTAACAGGTATGGCGCGTTTGTTGCGTGGCTATGCAACTACGGCTTTAGAAAATGTGGCGCTATGGCATGAACGCGATATTTCCCACAGTGCGGCGGAACGGGTATTGCTCCCTGATAGCTGCATTCTCACTCACTTCATGCTTCGAGAAATCACGGACTTGACCAAGAATCTGTTGGTGCATACCCACAACATGGAGCGCAATCTCTATTGTTATGGTGGTGTGGTCTTCAGTCAGCAGGTGTTGCTAGGACTAGTCACTAAGGGCTTGAGCCGTGAAGAGAGCTATGCGATCGTCCAGAAAGCTGCTCACCTTGCATGGAATAAAACCGACGGTGATTTCCGTAAGTTAATCAGCGAAGATGAAACCGTGAAGAAAACTTTCTCCGAAGAAGAGTTAGCCGCTTGTTTCGATCCCAATAAGCATTTGAAGAATCTTGACCAGATTTATCAAAGGTTAGGAATTTAG
- a CDS encoding nucleotidyltransferase family protein produces the protein MKLADRDLEIVNANSTVLSCEEAITLLQEHREMIAQFHVSALFLFGSVGRNEANVKSDVDLLVEFEKPVGLFTFARLQRYLEKVLGCAIDLGTPDSLQPYFRDIVLAESKRVF, from the coding sequence ATGAAACTAGCAGATCGAGATCTTGAAATCGTAAATGCAAATAGTACGGTGTTGTCTTGCGAAGAGGCGATCACATTATTGCAAGAACACCGTGAGATGATCGCGCAGTTTCATGTTTCAGCTTTGTTTTTGTTTGGCTCGGTGGGTAGAAATGAGGCAAATGTTAAAAGTGATGTAGATTTGTTGGTGGAATTTGAGAAGCCTGTCGGTTTGTTTACCTTTGCGCGGTTACAACGTTATTTGGAAAAGGTTTTAGGTTGTGCGATCGACTTGGGGACACCTGATTCTTTGCAGCCTTATTTTCGTGATATCGTGCTAGCAGAATCAAAACGTGTCTTCTAG
- the alaS gene encoding alanine--tRNA ligase has protein sequence MASLPSLTGAEIRAKFLKFFEERNHKVLPSASLVPADPTVLLTIAGMLPFKPIFLGQQEPEVPRATTSQKCIRTNDIENVGRTARHHTFFEMLGNFSFGDYFKKEAIAWGWELVTKVFQLPPDRLVVSVYHTDEDAFAIWRDAIGIPAHRIQRMGDDNFWASGATGPCGPCSEIYYDFHPELGDEHIDLEDDSRFLEIYNLVFMELNRDAQGNLTKLKKQNIDTGLGLERMAQVLQGVPNNYETDLIFPIIKKAADIAGLDYHKSDEKVKTSLKVIGDHVRSVVHMIADGINASNVGRGYILRRLLRRVVRHGRLIGISGTFASEVAEVAIALSESVYPNTREREQVIKDEIKIEETRFLQTLERGEKLLEEILAKPEVKASKTISGVDAFTLYDTYGFPLELTQEIAEEEGFSVDADGFESEMKKQQERSQAAHEDIDLLAKDNWVNIAKEIGKTEFLGYTELSSTATVKAILVNGELAKRAIAGSKVQIVLDRTPFYAESGGQVGDTGHLAIGEAIAKISDVQKQADLFIHIGQIERGEIVVGDSVNAQIAVSERRRIQAHHTATHLLQSALKKIVDSNVSQAGSLVDSDRLRFDFNLNRGVTAEEIQQIELQINNWIAEAHDSVIEVLPIAQAKAKGAIAMFGEKYGAEVRVMDIPNVSMELCGGTHVKNTSEIGVFKIISETGVASGVRRIEAIAGQAVLEYLTVRDNITKDLSDRFKIKPEEISDRITGLQNELKNSQKEVETLKQQLALVKADSLLTEAQPVGDFKILVAQLPDIEAEALKSAAEKLSAKLGNSAVVLGSFTEDGKVTLVASFSKEVNAKGLQAGKFIGAIAKICGGGGGGRPNLAQAGGKDASKLPEALEAAESQLKIALA, from the coding sequence ATGGCTAGCCTTCCCTCCCTTACTGGTGCTGAAATTCGTGCGAAATTCCTCAAATTCTTTGAAGAGCGTAACCACAAAGTACTACCTAGCGCCTCCCTCGTCCCCGCCGATCCCACCGTACTGCTCACCATCGCGGGAATGCTACCATTCAAACCGATTTTTTTAGGGCAACAAGAGCCTGAAGTTCCTCGCGCCACCACATCTCAGAAATGTATCCGTACCAATGACATCGAGAATGTGGGTAGAACTGCGCGTCACCATACCTTTTTTGAAATGTTAGGGAATTTCAGCTTTGGTGACTATTTCAAAAAAGAAGCGATCGCATGGGGATGGGAACTAGTCACTAAAGTATTTCAACTGCCACCCGATCGCCTCGTGGTTAGTGTCTATCACACCGATGAAGATGCCTTTGCGATTTGGCGCGATGCGATCGGGATTCCTGCCCATCGGATTCAGCGCATGGGTGATGATAACTTCTGGGCATCGGGCGCAACGGGTCCCTGTGGGCCTTGCTCAGAAATCTATTATGACTTCCATCCAGAACTAGGAGATGAGCATATCGATTTAGAAGATGATTCGCGCTTCCTAGAGATTTATAACCTTGTCTTCATGGAATTGAATCGTGATGCTCAAGGTAATCTGACTAAGCTGAAGAAGCAGAATATTGATACAGGCTTAGGCTTGGAACGGATGGCGCAGGTATTGCAAGGCGTTCCTAATAATTACGAAACCGATTTAATCTTCCCAATCATCAAAAAAGCTGCCGATATTGCAGGGCTTGATTATCACAAGAGCGATGAAAAAGTCAAAACTTCGCTCAAAGTAATTGGCGACCATGTGCGATCGGTTGTCCATATGATTGCCGATGGAATTAATGCCTCTAATGTCGGACGTGGTTATATTTTGCGCCGCCTCCTGCGTCGAGTCGTGCGCCATGGGCGCTTGATTGGCATCTCAGGAACATTTGCCTCCGAAGTTGCGGAAGTAGCGATCGCCCTTTCCGAGTCGGTTTATCCCAATACCCGCGAAAGAGAACAGGTGATCAAGGATGAAATCAAAATCGAAGAAACTCGCTTCTTACAAACCCTAGAGCGTGGTGAGAAGTTGTTAGAAGAAATTCTGGCTAAACCTGAAGTCAAAGCTAGCAAAACTATTTCGGGCGTTGATGCCTTCACTCTTTATGATACCTACGGATTCCCCCTTGAGTTAACGCAGGAGATTGCCGAAGAGGAAGGTTTCAGCGTTGATGCCGATGGCTTTGAGTCAGAAATGAAGAAGCAACAGGAGCGATCACAAGCTGCCCATGAAGATATTGATTTGCTAGCCAAAGACAACTGGGTAAATATCGCTAAGGAAATCGGTAAGACTGAATTTCTCGGCTATACAGAACTCAGTAGCACCGCTACGGTCAAAGCAATTCTGGTCAATGGCGAACTGGCAAAAAGGGCGATCGCTGGCAGTAAAGTCCAAATCGTGCTAGATCGGACTCCCTTCTATGCGGAGTCTGGTGGACAGGTTGGCGATACAGGTCATCTTGCCATTGGTGAAGCGATCGCCAAAATCAGTGATGTGCAAAAGCAGGCTGATTTATTTATCCATATTGGACAAATTGAACGTGGCGAAATTGTGGTCGGTGATAGTGTCAATGCTCAAATCGCCGTATCCGAGCGTCGCCGCATCCAAGCCCACCACACCGCTACCCACCTCTTACAATCAGCCCTGAAGAAAATCGTTGACTCTAACGTATCTCAAGCAGGTTCTTTAGTGGATAGCGATCGCCTCCGTTTTGACTTCAATCTCAATCGTGGTGTCACCGCGGAAGAAATCCAGCAAATCGAACTCCAAATCAATAACTGGATTGCCGAAGCCCATGACTCTGTAATTGAAGTATTACCCATCGCCCAAGCCAAAGCGAAAGGTGCGATCGCCATGTTCGGTGAAAAATACGGTGCAGAAGTCCGCGTGATGGATATTCCTAACGTATCGATGGAACTTTGTGGCGGTACTCACGTTAAGAACACCAGCGAAATCGGTGTATTCAAAATCATTTCTGAAACTGGTGTTGCCTCAGGTGTACGCCGCATCGAAGCGATCGCAGGTCAAGCGGTTCTAGAATATTTAACCGTGCGTGACAACATCACCAAGGACTTAAGCGATCGCTTTAAAATCAAGCCCGAAGAAATTAGCGATCGGATTACAGGCTTGCAAAACGAGTTGAAAAATTCCCAAAAAGAAGTAGAAACTCTCAAGCAACAGCTTGCCCTAGTCAAAGCTGATAGCCTCCTGACTGAAGCTCAACCCGTTGGCGATTTCAAGATCTTGGTCGCCCAACTCCCTGATATTGAAGCCGAAGCTTTGAAATCTGCTGCCGAAAAACTCTCAGCAAAGCTCGGTAACAGTGCTGTAGTTCTCGGTTCCTTTACTGAAGATGGCAAAGTAACCTTGGTTGCTTCCTTCAGTAAAGAGGTCAATGCTAAAGGTTTACAGGCTGGCAAATTTATCGGCGCGATCGCCAAAATCTGTGGCGGCGGCGGCGGCGGTCGTCCGAACCTCGCTCAAGCAGGTGGCAAAGATGCGAGCAAATTGCCTGAAGCCCTAGAAGCTGCGGAATCTCAGCTAAAGATAGCACTTGCCTAA
- a CDS encoding SIMPL domain-containing protein — protein sequence MLPESNAPTPKAFPQLFSGMLALAIALVGSAYLASNALRSLRSNDNLTVIGSSTRPIRSDFVIWRSSVSSQQATLPLAYQELKRHSEKVQTYFKSKNIPNEAITLSAIDTQPIPETNSNGVQTGRTIAYRLVQRFEIRSKDVDAITAIARSSTELINDGLPFISEPAEYLYTELGKLRVDMISEATKDAKARGEAIVNVSGSRLGTIRKAETDVFQITARYSTEVSNSGAYNTTTIDKDIRAVVAITFAVE from the coding sequence ATGCTGCCAGAATCTAACGCCCCAACCCCCAAAGCATTTCCCCAACTCTTTAGCGGAATGCTCGCCCTTGCGATCGCCCTCGTCGGTAGCGCCTATCTCGCCAGTAATGCCCTGCGATCGCTCAGGTCAAACGACAACCTGACTGTAATTGGTTCCTCAACCCGTCCGATTCGTTCCGATTTTGTGATTTGGCGAAGTTCCGTTTCTAGCCAGCAAGCCACATTGCCCCTCGCCTACCAAGAACTGAAGCGCCATTCCGAAAAAGTGCAAACCTACTTCAAGAGCAAAAATATTCCCAATGAGGCGATCACCCTGAGTGCGATCGATACGCAACCGATTCCCGAAACAAATAGTAACGGCGTGCAAACAGGTCGAACCATTGCCTATCGCCTCGTCCAGCGTTTTGAAATCCGTTCCAAAGATGTCGATGCAATTACCGCGATCGCGCGATCGAGTACGGAATTGATTAATGATGGTTTGCCCTTCATTTCCGAACCTGCGGAATATCTCTATACAGAACTCGGCAAATTGCGGGTAGATATGATTTCTGAAGCGACTAAGGATGCTAAGGCGAGAGGTGAAGCGATCGTCAATGTCTCAGGCAGTCGCCTCGGCACAATCCGCAAAGCCGAAACCGATGTCTTCCAAATTACTGCCCGATATTCCACCGAAGTCAGCAACAGTGGCGCATACAACACCACCACCATCGACAAAGATATCCGCGCCGTAGTCGCGATTACCTTTGCAGTCGAATAA
- a CDS encoding LuxR C-terminal-related transcriptional regulator: MTSPLKLIFESINQSQDRHNLRSQVAPKIGEYFAATRSAIFFFDQLHSGNRDFQKILNVALSVEHNPIARYLVERHSPVHEGLVVTPKVWSLICPRPDHWHVMAGPIVNSGQLVAVVGCTREKSMTSFDMQNLVDLSAICLHLSAWSATNSLQCQPLRSDRLTPRELQIAELVARGHTNVEIGNELWITENSVKQALKRMFRKLEVSSRAEMVGQLSAKQ; the protein is encoded by the coding sequence ATGACAAGTCCCTTAAAGCTGATCTTTGAATCAATCAACCAATCGCAGGATCGGCACAATTTACGATCACAGGTTGCACCGAAAATTGGTGAATATTTTGCAGCTACGCGATCGGCGATTTTTTTCTTTGACCAATTACACTCGGGCAATCGCGATTTTCAGAAAATATTGAATGTGGCGCTATCGGTCGAACATAATCCCATTGCCCGTTATCTCGTTGAGAGACATTCTCCTGTCCATGAAGGTTTAGTTGTAACACCCAAAGTCTGGTCATTAATTTGTCCCCGTCCCGATCATTGGCATGTTATGGCAGGTCCTATTGTCAATAGTGGTCAATTAGTGGCTGTAGTCGGCTGTACCCGTGAGAAGTCTATGACTAGCTTTGATATGCAAAACTTAGTCGATTTGAGCGCAATCTGTTTACATTTATCAGCTTGGAGCGCAACCAATAGCTTGCAGTGTCAACCTCTGAGAAGCGATCGCTTAACGCCTCGCGAGTTACAAATTGCGGAATTGGTGGCTCGTGGACACACCAATGTAGAGATAGGGAATGAGCTATGGATTACAGAAAACTCTGTCAAACAGGCTTTGAAGCGGATGTTCCGTAAGCTTGAGGTTTCGTCACGGGCAGAAATGGTTGGGCAACTTTCTGCGAAGCAATGA
- a CDS encoding ATP-grasp domain-containing protein, which yields MLTNIRMLIQACQKSSIDYEILHPNQNVVKVKFGDREYYFTNYSTPLTPQSVAEIFKDKQYFYQIFQDVVKMPRTISFISPYCDEKYLEYLEFPSIDKIIAEIEKNFALPVIIKRNRGSGGNNVFKCENLPKIRKALDHIFNVNSKNYDYVALVQEPINIVKEYRSVCLNQEQIVLYEKDISQALFTGNLSPLHWEGAIAKQVNDAQVIQAIKQFIKPIFQKMAIAYVGLDVALDDQGNYWLIEANSHPNFDIFIRDNGEEAIVQLFQKVLEYLKT from the coding sequence ATGCTGACTAACATCAGAATGCTCATACAGGCTTGCCAAAAATCATCTATTGACTACGAAATTTTGCATCCGAATCAGAATGTGGTTAAGGTTAAATTTGGCGATCGCGAATATTATTTCACTAACTACTCAACGCCTTTAACACCGCAATCCGTTGCTGAGATTTTTAAAGACAAGCAGTATTTTTATCAAATCTTTCAAGACGTGGTGAAGATGCCGCGCACGATATCTTTTATTTCTCCTTACTGTGATGAAAAGTATTTAGAGTATTTGGAATTCCCTTCTATCGATAAAATCATTGCAGAAATAGAAAAAAATTTTGCGTTGCCAGTTATTATCAAAAGAAATCGGGGATCGGGTGGGAATAACGTTTTTAAATGTGAAAATCTACCAAAGATTCGTAAGGCTTTAGATCATATTTTCAACGTTAATAGTAAAAATTATGATTATGTAGCACTGGTACAGGAACCTATCAATATTGTTAAAGAATATCGTTCTGTTTGCCTTAATCAAGAGCAAATAGTTCTATACGAAAAGGATATTTCTCAAGCATTGTTTACAGGCAATCTCAGCCCATTGCATTGGGAAGGGGCGATCGCGAAACAAGTAAACGATGCTCAAGTTATACAGGCGATCAAGCAATTCATTAAACCAATTTTTCAGAAAATGGCGATCGCCTATGTGGGTTTAGATGTTGCCTTAGATGATCAGGGTAATTACTGGTTGATTGAGGCGAACTCACATCCGAATTTTGATATTTTCATTCGGGACAATGGCGAAGAAGCGATCGTGCAGCTTTTTCAAAAAGTCCTCGAATATTTAAAAACATAA
- a CDS encoding P-loop NTPase fold protein, with amino-acid sequence MSDRIEQFQKASRNLQLQPLLTEEERQKFMVDYGSECIDSLEQKVSGCDENTNQFVFAGHRGCGKSTLLCDFAQQMEGQFFTVFFSISDLIQMKEISHINILFAIALKMMEKAERDNVKIADDKKQAFFDWFKERTKTETVELKGQMSAGLSLFDVIKSKLSTEQSTKEEIKTKFTQNFRDLIETLNEIATEIKLATKLEILVIVDDLDKTDLAQIDDIFQKNLKALLQPKFIIIYTVPIATIRDGKLKKYIEDETGNRIFVMPVLKLYPMGESRKPDGKPNHNAIEILQSVLTRRIDPDLFEAGIEVKIALNSGGVLREVMRITKECCDLILVKLRQQMRRKQNIENLKIDQAILAEALDNIRNDMKITLSKSDRQILLQTYANYTPDDPKEQEFLDLLHNLVAIEYRNRESWYDVHPLMVEQLKIEKLIP; translated from the coding sequence ATGAGCGATCGCATCGAACAATTTCAGAAAGCTTCGCGTAACTTGCAGTTGCAGCCCCTTTTGACTGAAGAGGAGCGCCAAAAATTTATGGTGGATTATGGCAGCGAGTGTATTGATTCATTGGAGCAGAAGGTTTCAGGTTGCGATGAAAATACTAATCAGTTTGTGTTTGCGGGACATCGTGGTTGTGGCAAATCGACCTTGCTATGCGATTTTGCTCAGCAAATGGAGGGACAATTTTTTACGGTGTTTTTCTCAATATCTGATTTAATTCAGATGAAAGAGATCAGCCATATTAATATTCTGTTTGCGATCGCCTTGAAGATGATGGAAAAGGCGGAACGGGATAATGTAAAAATAGCTGATGATAAAAAACAAGCTTTTTTTGATTGGTTTAAGGAACGCACGAAGACGGAAACCGTTGAGCTAAAAGGTCAGATGAGTGCGGGTTTGAGTCTGTTTGATGTAATTAAAAGCAAACTCTCGACCGAACAAAGTACTAAGGAAGAGATTAAGACTAAGTTCACGCAAAATTTCCGTGATTTGATAGAGACTTTAAATGAGATTGCGACAGAAATTAAGTTGGCAACAAAATTAGAAATCTTGGTCATCGTTGATGATCTTGATAAGACAGATTTGGCGCAAATCGATGATATTTTCCAAAAGAATCTCAAGGCTTTGCTTCAGCCTAAATTCATTATCATTTACACAGTGCCGATCGCTACGATTCGTGATGGTAAGCTGAAAAAGTACATTGAAGACGAGACGGGTAATCGCATTTTTGTAATGCCCGTGCTGAAGCTTTATCCGATGGGTGAAAGCCGCAAACCTGACGGTAAGCCAAATCATAATGCGATCGAGATTTTACAATCGGTATTAACGCGACGGATTGATCCTGATTTGTTTGAGGCTGGAATTGAGGTAAAAATTGCGCTGAATAGTGGTGGTGTGTTGCGTGAGGTGATGCGAATTACGAAGGAATGTTGTGATTTAATTTTGGTGAAGTTAAGGCAGCAAATGCGGCGTAAGCAGAATATTGAGAATTTGAAAATCGATCAAGCGATTTTGGCTGAGGCTCTGGATAATATTCGCAATGATATGAAGATTACTTTGAGTAAGAGCGATCGCCAAATTTTGCTACAAACCTATGCAAACTATACGCCCGATGATCCTAAAGAGCAGGAGTTTTTGGATTTGTTGCATAATCTAGTAGCGATCGAATATCGCAATCGTGAGAGTTGGTATGATGTGCATCCTTTGATGGTAGAGCAGTTGAAGATTGAGAAGTTGATTCCGTAA
- a CDS encoding NYN domain-containing protein, translating into MSAEHPPVMLVDGYNVIGLWRHLQEIRDLRGFDVARSHLTETMVNFSAYHGYKTTLVFDAYVQATPAKAERITKNLKLYFTDHNETADTYIERQCGKYRRDPLRHLKRIIVVTSDRAQQLTAVGFGAEWLSATALEQEVESTLRSVQSRQRPQKANTNNLLGNRIDRDTKDKLAKWRNRLN; encoded by the coding sequence ATGTCTGCGGAACATCCACCAGTAATGTTGGTGGACGGTTATAACGTAATTGGTCTATGGCGACACTTGCAGGAAATTCGAGATCTGCGGGGGTTTGATGTGGCGCGATCGCATTTAACCGAGACAATGGTCAACTTTAGCGCCTATCACGGCTATAAAACCACATTAGTCTTTGATGCCTACGTGCAAGCTACACCCGCCAAAGCCGAAAGGATTACCAAAAATCTCAAACTATATTTCACCGATCATAACGAAACTGCGGATACCTATATTGAGCGTCAATGTGGCAAATACCGACGCGATCCGCTCAGGCATTTAAAAAGAATTATCGTGGTCACTTCCGATCGCGCTCAGCAGCTTACTGCCGTTGGCTTTGGGGCAGAGTGGCTATCGGCAACGGCTCTAGAACAGGAAGTAGAATCAACTTTGCGATCGGTACAAAGTCGGCAAAGACCACAAAAGGCAAATACCAATAATCTATTAGGCAATCGCATCGATAGGGATACCAAAGACAAATTAGCTAAGTGGCGCAATCGACTGAATTAA
- a CDS encoding YggT family protein → MDAIAVSSLALNIVLGLFILMYIFRIVMTWYPQIPLKQFPYSLITFPTEPLLFVLRKLIPPIGGIDISPVIGVGIFSLLREMLLGQQGILTMLQ, encoded by the coding sequence GTGGACGCGATCGCTGTTAGCTCTCTTGCGCTCAATATTGTGTTGGGACTATTCATCCTCATGTATATATTTCGCATCGTGATGACATGGTATCCCCAGATTCCCCTCAAGCAATTTCCCTACAGCCTGATTACATTCCCCACTGAGCCTTTATTATTCGTGCTGCGGAAATTAATCCCACCGATCGGCGGCATTGATATTTCCCCTGTGATCGGTGTGGGCATTTTCAGCCTTTTGCGCGAAATGTTATTAGGTCAGCAAGGCATTTTGACCATGCTTCAATAA